Proteins encoded together in one Juglans regia cultivar Chandler chromosome 9, Walnut 2.0, whole genome shotgun sequence window:
- the LOC109007407 gene encoding NAC domain-containing protein 71-like: MGGATLPPGFRFHPTDEELVGYYLKRKVERLPIELEVIPVVDLYKCDPWELPEKSFLPIRDMEWFFFCPRDRKYPNGTRTNRATKSGYWKATGKDKKVVCQTNVMGYRKTLVFYRGRAPLGDRTDWVMHEYRLCDDLWQESPSFQGAFALCRVVKKNEHTLKMNDHGEPKAKRAGSSLSNGDHTSMTIPNVPISIPNEILSRASYPCNESQYSSPITSPYEVLPMAESEPALMKTSPTNFWVPPELILDSSKDYPQVQEAASEYPQYQNPSSSTSWPPYEHAEIASSSSYSNFNGEVEVSDDLTGYGCMFPYSGHANYMGLFGSEDVTCEGYDQSGSLIYPHLF; the protein is encoded by the exons ATGGGAGGGGCAACACTGCCACCGGGATTTCGTTTCCACCCAACCGATGAGGAATTGGTGGGTTATTACCTGAAGAGAAAAGTGGAGAGGCTTCCAATTGAGCTCGAAGTTATTCCAGTAGTGGATTTGTACAAATGCGATCCCTGGGAGTTGCCAG AGAAATCATTTCTTCCTATACGAGATATGGAATGGTTCTTCTTCTGTCCCCGGGATAGAAAGTACCCAAATGGCACACGAACAAATAGAGCTACCAAATCTGGATACTGGAAAGCCACTGGAAAAGATAAGAAGGTTGTCTGTCAGACTAATGTGATGGGGTATCGCAAGACCCTAGTTTTCTATCGTGGACGGGCTCCTTTAGGCGATCGAACAGACTGGGTAATGCATGAGTACCGCCTTTGTGATGATCTCTGGCAGGAATCACCGAGTTTCCAG GGAGCTTTTGCTTTGTGCCGTGTTGTTAAGAAGAATGAGCACACACTGAAGATGAATGATCATGGAGAGCCAAAAGCTAAGAGGGCAGGGAGCAGTTTGAGTAATGGGGATCACACCTCCATGACAATTCCAAACGTGCCCATAAGCATTCCCAATGAAATTCTCTCTCGAGCAAGTTACCCATGCAATGAGAGTCAGTATTCTAGCCCTATCACTTCTCCTTATGAAGTTCTTCCTATGGCAGAGTCTGAGCCTGCTTTGATGAAGACAAGTCCCACAAATTTCTGGGTCCCACCAGAGCTAATTCTTGATTCTTCTAAG GACTACCCACAAGTACAAGAAGCTGCATCTGAATACCCACAGTACCAGAATCCAAGCTCGTCAACTTCTTGGCCACCATACGAACATGCAGAAATCGCATCAAGTTCATCGTATTCAAATTTCAACGGGGAAGTCGAAGTTTCTGATGATTTGACCGGATATGGCTGTATGTTTCCTTACTCTGGGCATGCAAACTACATGGGCCTTTTTGGAAGTGAGGATGTAACATGTGAAGGTTATGACCAGAGCGGTTCACTAATCTACCCACATCTCTTCtga